Within Deinococcus actinosclerus, the genomic segment AGCCATGGCGAAGGAGAAGGATCAGGACTCCGGCGACACCGTGTACGTCGTCAAGCCCGGCGACAGCCTCTCCGCCATTGCCGAGCGTTACTACGGCGATCCCATGCAGTACAAGAAGATCGCGCACTACAACAACATCAGCAACCCCGATCTGATTCACCCGGGCGACCGTCTGCGCATTCCCGGCTGACCCCGCCCAGTCAGACGAAGGGGGCCCCCTCCACATCGGGAGGGGGCCCTTGCTGACGCCGTTCAGTCCGTGGCGGCGGCCAGAGGCGCGGCGGGCACCTCATCCAGCCCGGACAGCTGGCGGCGCACCTCGCGCATGGCGGAATGAATGACGGCGAGCGCCACGCTCATGGTCAGCATGCTGGAAAATCCGTAGCTGACCAGGGGCAGCGGCACACCGGTCACCGGGAACAGGCCGGCCGCCACGCACAGGTTCACGAACGCCTGCCCCACGATCATGAACATCGCCCCGATCGCCAGGATGCTCGCGCCGTGAATTTCCGGGGTCATGGGCCGCACGCGGCTGGCAAGATGCGCCACGTCCAGCGCCGTGATGACGATCAGCCAGTAGGCGAACAGCAGCATCGCCACGCCCAGCAGTCCTGAGGTGAACCCCACGGACGCCACGATCAGGTCGGTGTGTTCCCCGAAGTACGTGTAGCGCAGGCCGTCCGGGCCCTGGCCTGGAATTCCGCCGAAGCTCAGGTCGCGGTGCGCCTTGCCGATCTGGTCGAGGCCCACCTCGCGGATCTGTTCGGCGTTCTGGTGGCTGGTCAGGCGTGACAGGATGTAGGGGTGGCGTTCCAGGTACGAGCCCACCAGCGGCAGGATCATCATGGTGATCGCCAGCACCAGCCCACTGATGTTGCTGATCCGTACGCCCGCCGCGTACATCAGGATGATGCCCAGCCCGAACATCAGCACGCTGGTGCCGAGGTCCGGCTCGACCAGGACCAGCACAGTGGTGAGGAGGATCATGCCGGTCGCGCTGATCAGCTTCTTGTGCACGCCCCGCCGCGCGAAGAACGACGCGAGCATCAGCACCAGCCCCAGCTTGGCCATCTCGGAGGGCTGGAAACGGATCGGGCCGAACTGCAGCCAGCGGCGTGTGGCCTCGCTCTCTGCCGTGCCCACCCCGATGAACGGCACCAGCAGCAGCAGAAAGAGCGTGAACCCCCACACGGCCGGGCCCAGCTTCAGGAAGGCGCGTGGGCGCAGGCGCGCGGCCAGCAGCGTCACCCCCAGCGCGATCAGCGCCTTGACGCCGTGATCCGCGATCTTGTCCGGTTCTGACGCCGCCACGCCCAGCATCCCCAGGCACAGCAGCATGACCTGCGCGATCACCAGTTGAATGCTCACGCCCGCACCTCCCCGCCCGTCAGGGCCTGCGCCGCGCGGCGGAACGCCTCACCGCGCGCCTTGTAGTCCCGGAACTGATCGAAGCTCGTGCCGATCGGGGCGAGCAGGACCGTGCCTTCGCCCGCCGCGCCGCCCAGCGCGTCCAGCCCGGCCTGGGCGGCGGCGCGCAGGGTCGCCTCGCCGTCCGCGCCCGACACGACGCGGTAGGGCAGCCCGAGCCCCCGGGCCAGCGCCGCGCCGTCCTCCCCGAACGCGATGACCTGCGCCACGCGGCCCGCCGCTGCCGCCCGCAGTGGGGCGAGGTCGGCGCCCTTGTCCCGGCCGCCCACCAGCCACGCGATCGGCGGCGCGGCGCGTTCCAGGGCGGCCTGCACGGCGATGGTGCGCGTGGCGATCGAGTCCTCCACGAACCGCACGTTCCCGAGGCGCGCGACCGTCTCAAAGCGCCCGGACACCGGCTGCGCCGCGCGCAGCGCCCCGGCCAGCGCGCCCGCGTCCACCGGGCGGCCCAGGTGACGCAGCAGGGCCTCGGCCGCCAGCACCGCCGCCGCCGCGTTCGCCGGATGCACGCCCTCGGGCAGGTCCGGGGCGTTCAGCACAGGTGTGCCGTCGGCCAGCGCGATCCGCCCCGGCGTGAAGGCCCGCACCTGCGCCCGGGTCGGCACACTCAGCCCCTCGGGCACCACCAGCACGTCCCCGGCCTCCTGACCCGCCGTGATGTTCCGCTTCGCCGCGTGGTACGCCTCCACCGTTCCGTGCCGGTCGAGGTGATCCACGCCCAGGTTCGTGACCACCGCCACCGGCAGGCGCAGCCCCGGCACGCGCTCGAGCTGGAAACTCGACAGTTCCACCACCGCCACCTCGGCGCTGTCCACCACGTCCAGCAGCGGCGGGTCGATGTTGCCGCCCTCGCGGGCATTCAGGCCCGCCGCGCGCAGGAGCTGCGCGACGAGCACGGTCGTGCTGCCCTTCCCGGCCGTTCCGGTGACGCCCACCATCGGCAACTGCGGGCGCAGGCGGGCGGCCAGCGCCACCTCCCCGATCACCTCCGCGCCGTGCGCCTGAAGGGCCAGCAGGTCCGGATGATCGATCGGCACGCCCGGCGCGGCCACCACCACGTCGTATGCGCCTCCCGCGTCCCCACGCGCCCAGCCCAGCTCCGCCATCAGCGCCTCGTCCTCCGGCGCGGGGCGCGCGTCGAGCCACTCACCCCGCACGCCCGCGCGCGCCAGGAAGCGCGCCGCGCCGCGCCCACTGCGCCCCAACCCGTACACCAGCACCCTGTCAAGCTTCACGCCCACACCATAGAACACGCCCCGCCCGATGTGGTGCGTGCAGCACGTGAGAAACCCCCAGCGCAGGCGTGCCGCTGGTTCCCGGGCCGTCCGATGCGGAACAATAGGGGCAGTCCCGCTCGCCTTCCCGTCCGATCCGGAGGTTTCCCATGGCCCGCCCCGCGCGTTTCCTGCCTGCCGCCCTGCTTCTCGCCTCCGCCCTGGCCGGGGGACACGAGGAGCCCGCCCAGACCCTCACCCCCCCGGGATCCGCGCCCCGGTCCGGGAACTCGCGGTCGCCGCCCGGCCGGACGGCACCCTGCTCCTGGCCGCGCTGATCGACAACGGCCGCTTCAACAGCGGGCGCGGCACGTCCACCGCGCGGGTCCTGCGCACGTGGACCGGCGGCCCCGGCGGCTGGACCCCCGTGGGGGACATCCTCAACTACCACCAGCCGCGCCCCGTCGCCGGCCTGAACCTCGTGGCCGACGCGCAGGGCGGCGCGCTGCTCGCCTGGAACGAGAACTACGGCGACAACGACGTCGTGGAATTCCGCGCCCTGGCCGGCGACACTTGGACGGACTGGGGGGACCGGTACCTGGGTGACGACCTGCCCTACGCCGCCCGCACCCGCGCCGTCGCCCTGTGGAAGGGCCAGCCGCTGCTCGCCTGGGGCGAGTGGCTGCGCGACCCGGGCGGCAGCCAGCTCACGGTGCGTACCTGGAACGACACTCAGGAGAGCTGGGTGCGCGGGCCGCGCTTCAACGACCGCGCGCAGTTCTCGCGCACGCCCGCCCTGGCCGTCACCCGCGCCGGGCGGCCCATCGTCGCGTGGCTCCAGGGCGAGGTGACCGCCAGCCGCGTCCTCGCCGCCCGCTGGACCG encodes:
- a CDS encoding FtsW/RodA/SpoVE family cell cycle protein, encoding MSIQLVIAQVMLLCLGMLGVAASEPDKIADHGVKALIALGVTLLAARLRPRAFLKLGPAVWGFTLFLLLLVPFIGVGTAESEATRRWLQFGPIRFQPSEMAKLGLVLMLASFFARRGVHKKLISATGMILLTTVLVLVEPDLGTSVLMFGLGIILMYAAGVRISNISGLVLAITMMILPLVGSYLERHPYILSRLTSHQNAEQIREVGLDQIGKAHRDLSFGGIPGQGPDGLRYTYFGEHTDLIVASVGFTSGLLGVAMLLFAYWLIVITALDVAHLASRVRPMTPEIHGASILAIGAMFMIVGQAFVNLCVAAGLFPVTGVPLPLVSYGFSSMLTMSVALAVIHSAMREVRRQLSGLDEVPAAPLAAATD
- the murD gene encoding UDP-N-acetylmuramoyl-L-alanine--D-glutamate ligase, which translates into the protein MKLDRVLVYGLGRSGRGAARFLARAGVRGEWLDARPAPEDEALMAELGWARGDAGGAYDVVVAAPGVPIDHPDLLALQAHGAEVIGEVALAARLRPQLPMVGVTGTAGKGSTTVLVAQLLRAAGLNAREGGNIDPPLLDVVDSAEVAVVELSSFQLERVPGLRLPVAVVTNLGVDHLDRHGTVEAYHAAKRNITAGQEAGDVLVVPEGLSVPTRAQVRAFTPGRIALADGTPVLNAPDLPEGVHPANAAAAVLAAEALLRHLGRPVDAGALAGALRAAQPVSGRFETVARLGNVRFVEDSIATRTIAVQAALERAAPPIAWLVGGRDKGADLAPLRAAAAGRVAQVIAFGEDGAALARGLGLPYRVVSGADGEATLRAAAQAGLDALGGAAGEGTVLLAPIGTSFDQFRDYKARGEAFRRAAQALTGGEVRA